The proteins below are encoded in one region of Pseudonocardia sp. DSM 110487:
- a CDS encoding ABC transporter permease, translated as MSTLVTAGLPAATGRRGLLRRTLATRSGAFGAVLVGVVVLAALVAQLGLLPYDPLVQAPSERLGGPSGMHWFGTDQFGRDVLTRSAAGAAASLQIAVVAVAIAAVAGTAAGVAAGFFRGWSDRSVLGVTNVLFAFPPLLLALALASTFTRTWLTVAIAIAIVYTPIFVRVARGPVLSLREADFVRATTVLGFSPLRTLTRHVLPNIAPIVIVQVTLSLSWAVLTEASLSFLGLGTPPPAPSLGAMVLEARVLVNVAWWTMAAPGAVIVALVVGLNLLGDGLRDALDPRNGGSR; from the coding sequence ATGAGCACGCTCGTCACAGCGGGGTTGCCCGCGGCGACCGGGCGGCGCGGGCTGCTGCGGCGCACCCTCGCGACCCGCAGCGGCGCGTTCGGCGCGGTGCTGGTCGGGGTGGTCGTGCTCGCGGCGCTCGTCGCGCAGCTGGGGCTCCTGCCCTACGACCCGCTCGTCCAGGCGCCCAGCGAGCGGCTCGGCGGCCCGTCGGGGATGCACTGGTTCGGCACCGACCAGTTCGGCCGCGACGTCCTCACCCGCTCCGCGGCGGGCGCGGCCGCGTCGCTGCAGATCGCGGTTGTGGCGGTCGCGATCGCCGCGGTGGCCGGCACGGCCGCGGGCGTCGCGGCGGGGTTCTTCCGCGGGTGGTCGGACCGCTCGGTCCTCGGCGTCACCAACGTGCTCTTCGCGTTCCCGCCGCTCCTGCTCGCGCTCGCGCTCGCGTCGACGTTCACGCGCACGTGGCTGACGGTCGCGATTGCCATCGCCATCGTCTACACGCCGATCTTCGTGCGGGTGGCGCGCGGGCCGGTGCTGTCGCTGCGGGAGGCCGACTTCGTGCGCGCCACCACCGTGCTCGGGTTCTCCCCGCTGCGCACGCTCACCCGGCACGTGCTGCCGAACATCGCGCCGATCGTGATCGTGCAGGTCACGCTGTCGCTGTCGTGGGCCGTGCTCACCGAGGCGTCGCTGTCGTTCCTCGGGCTCGGCACGCCCCCGCCTGCCCCGTCGCTGGGCGCGATGGTCCTCGAAGCGCGGGTGCTCGTGAACGTCGCATGGTGGACGATGGCCGCCCCCGGCGCCGTGATCGTCGCGCTGGTGGTGGGGCTCAATCTCCTGGGCGACGGCCTACGCGACGCGCTCGATCCACGAAACGGGGGCTCGCGATGA
- the murQ gene encoding N-acetylmuramic acid 6-phosphate etherase gives MSGQDGCRQGGRADLSAGLDGLETERADPRYAAIDRASVAELATLMNDADATVPAAVRAALPRIVPAIEAVADRMRDGGRLLYVGAGTPGRLGVLDASECPPTFSTPPDLVRGLIAGGEPAMFAAQEGVEDDADAGRAVIASEEVGPADAVVGITASGRTPYVLAAIAEARMRGALTVGVSCNAGTALSAAAEHGIEVLVGPEVVAGSTRLKAGTAQKLVLNMFSTIVMVRLGKTYGNLMVDLGATNAKLRERAIRMVRTVTGVSRERAEEALEASGMRVKLAILRLERGLETAEATARLAAADGRLRDVLERP, from the coding sequence ATGAGCGGCCAGGACGGGTGTCGGCAAGGTGGCCGTGCTGACCTCTCGGCGGGGCTCGACGGGCTGGAGACCGAGCGGGCCGATCCGCGGTACGCCGCGATCGATCGCGCCTCCGTCGCGGAGCTGGCCACGCTCATGAACGATGCTGACGCCACCGTGCCCGCCGCCGTACGCGCCGCGCTGCCGCGGATCGTGCCGGCCATCGAGGCGGTGGCCGACCGGATGCGCGATGGCGGGCGGCTGCTCTACGTCGGCGCGGGGACGCCCGGTCGCCTCGGCGTGCTCGACGCCTCGGAGTGCCCGCCGACGTTCAGCACGCCGCCCGACCTGGTCCGCGGCCTGATCGCGGGAGGAGAGCCTGCGATGTTCGCCGCGCAGGAGGGCGTGGAGGACGACGCGGACGCCGGGCGCGCCGTGATCGCCTCGGAAGAGGTGGGACCGGCCGACGCGGTCGTCGGGATCACCGCGAGCGGCCGCACGCCCTACGTGCTGGCCGCCATCGCCGAGGCCCGCATGCGCGGCGCGCTCACCGTCGGGGTCTCGTGCAACGCGGGCACCGCGCTCTCCGCCGCCGCTGAGCACGGCATCGAGGTGCTCGTCGGTCCAGAGGTGGTGGCCGGCTCCACCCGGCTCAAGGCGGGCACCGCGCAGAAGCTGGTGCTCAACATGTTCTCGACGATCGTGATGGTGCGGCTGGGCAAGACCTACGGCAACCTCATGGTCGACCTCGGCGCCACCAACGCGAAGCTGCGCGAGCGGGCGATCCGGATGGTCCGCACCGTCACCGGCGTCTCCCGCGAGCGCGCCGAGGAGGCCCTCGAGGCGTCGGGGATGCGGGTGAAGCTCGCGATCCTCCGGCTCGAACGCGGCCTCGAGACGGCCGAGGCGACCGCCCGTCTCGCGGCCGCGGATGGCCGGCTGCGGGACGTCCTGGAGCGGCCGTGA
- a CDS encoding anhydro-N-acetylmuramic acid kinase: MKVLGLISGTSHDGIDAAVVDFALDGDVLLGQVTAATSTPYDPALRARLRAALPPATTTLAEVCALDTLIGQAFADAAAAAPRVDAVCSHGQTVYHWVEGARALGTLQIGQPAWIAERAGVPVVADVRIRDITAGGQGAPLVSYLDTLLLAGLPGRPAALNLGGIANITVPGSPPLAWDTGPANALIDAAVLRTGADPAGYDVDGALAARGHVDEDLLADLLAEPYYRLPPPKSTGKELFHEGYLDTALTRPIEPADLIATLTALTARTVADAVRGAGVDTLVVSGGGAANPTLLAMLGAELPGVRFVPSADLGAPRDAKEAIAFALIGWLTLHGLPATLPSCTGASGERVLGTITPGAGPLRLPEPAAVPKALRLTVRVEARAP; the protein is encoded by the coding sequence GTGAAGGTCCTCGGGCTGATCTCCGGCACCTCGCACGACGGGATCGACGCGGCCGTCGTCGACTTCGCGCTCGACGGGGACGTGCTTCTCGGGCAGGTCACGGCCGCGACCAGCACCCCGTACGACCCCGCGCTGCGGGCCCGCCTCCGCGCCGCACTGCCCCCGGCCACCACGACGCTCGCCGAGGTGTGCGCGCTCGACACCCTGATCGGGCAGGCCTTCGCCGACGCTGCGGCTGCCGCGCCGCGCGTGGACGCGGTCTGCTCACACGGCCAGACCGTGTACCACTGGGTCGAGGGCGCCCGAGCGCTCGGCACGCTGCAGATCGGGCAGCCCGCCTGGATCGCCGAGCGGGCCGGCGTGCCGGTCGTGGCAGACGTCCGGATCCGCGACATCACCGCAGGCGGGCAGGGCGCCCCGCTCGTCTCGTACCTCGACACCCTGCTGCTCGCCGGGCTGCCCGGCCGGCCCGCCGCCCTCAACCTGGGCGGGATCGCCAACATCACCGTGCCCGGCTCGCCACCCCTCGCGTGGGACACCGGCCCGGCCAACGCACTGATCGACGCGGCCGTGCTGCGCACCGGCGCCGACCCGGCCGGCTACGACGTCGACGGCGCGCTCGCCGCTCGTGGGCACGTCGACGAGGACCTCCTCGCCGACCTGCTCGCCGAGCCCTACTACCGGCTGCCGCCACCCAAGAGCACGGGCAAGGAGCTGTTCCACGAGGGCTACCTCGACACAGCCCTCACCCGCCCGATCGAACCCGCGGACCTGATCGCGACGCTCACCGCCCTCACCGCCCGTACGGTGGCAGATGCGGTGCGCGGCGCGGGCGTGGACACGCTCGTCGTCTCCGGCGGTGGCGCCGCCAACCCGACCCTGCTCGCCATGCTCGGCGCCGAGCTGCCCGGCGTCCGGTTCGTGCCGTCGGCCGACCTGGGTGCGCCGCGGGACGCGAAGGAGGCGATCGCGTTCGCGCTGATCGGCTGGCTGACCCTGCACGGCCTGCCTGCCACCTTGCCGAGCTGCACCGGCGCGAGCGGCGAGCGCGTCCTCGGCACGATCACGCCGGGCGCGGGCCCGCTGCGACTGCCCGAGCCCGCAGCCGTGCCGAAAGCGCTGCGCCTGACGGTGCGGGTCGAGGCGAGGGCGCCGTGA